The genomic stretch TGATTTGAGAAAATACGTTTTACCGTATGTGCTTCCGGTAAGCATACTCAGATATTCAGGGGTCAGAAACTCTGGATTTACCCTTACTCGGAAGATATGGTTTTGGTGAAGGCATAACGGGACTTCACCATTCCAAACAGCACCCCTTCCCAGTTTATCACGGTCTCCACCTTCTGTTAAAAGCACATCCCCTGGAGTTAATGCATACTTGTCTACATCAGACTCTAACACTTCTATCTCTTTAATCTCAGCCAGATCTAAATATCCATCCTGTACATTTGCGACACGGAGATAAGAGACCCAGATTGTCGCTTGATCTTTAAATTTCCTGCCTTTTGTGACACCAGATACGATTTCTGAAACGTCTTCGAGTCGTTTGACTTTCCAGCCAGACGGATTTTCTAACGGATTACCAAACAAATTGATAAAAGCACTTTCGGAAAGGCTCTGCATCAGCGCATCCGCCTCTGCCCGCAGGCGCTGCGTTGCCTCTGCCTTCTCAAGAATGGCGACTATTTTGCGCTGGGTTTCGAGAGGAGGAAGAGGGAATTGTTGACGTAACAGTTCAGAGTCAGATATTGCAGGGTAATTCGCTCCCCGGTAGTACCTCTTTAGTTCACTCAAAAATGCGTCTGACTTAAGGTAATAGAACAGGTATTTATTATCAACCCCTTCGGTCACCCTTATTACGCAAAAACCGGTAGATGCGACCTGACTATCATATATTTCATCAATTAGTGCGATATTTTTTAAATACGGACGCACTGTAGAGAATAAAATATCATCCTTTTTGATAATTTGGCGAGCTCGTGAAGGAGCTTCTTTCCCGGTAATTAACTTTGGATTCTGAATTGTCTGGTTAGAATTATCGATAGAATCGATGTCAATATAGCAGAATCGCTTTGTGGAGCTCCTCGTCGGGTCAATAGAATCGACTTTTTTGACAAAATCTCTTATTCTCCGCCATTCCCACCCTTCAGGCAACCTTTCTCCACTCAAAAAATCTCACGCCTCCGCAAACAATTCCCGCTCCAGCCCCTGACAGATGCCGATAAACGCCTTCAGGTCGTCCTCGTCAAACATCGGCTTAGGTGCAGTACTGCCAAAGTTGATGAAAGGGGCAAGGTATAGATCGTCCATTTCTATACGCCTCTTACGCATAAAAACGGTCTGAATCGTCCGGATGAAGTGGAGTTGGTCGGCGTTGTAGTGCTTATTACTCTCGATCATGTAGGTCTGAAACGCCTCTTCGATCTTCTTCTTCGGATCAGGCGCTTCATAGAGACCGAAGAGCGACCGGATAAACGTCACGAGCGAGCCATACGGGTGATGCGGCGAGGTCTGCAACATCTCTTCGGTGACGTTCACCCCGGCCTCCGCCAGCGCCTCTTCGAGATCGTGAAGGTCGGCTTCGGTGATCGGGTCATCACGGAGGATCTTCTGGATGACCGGGTTATAGTCGGCCAGCTCCGTAACCCGCTTCTCGACCTTCTCCCTGAATGCCGTCACGTACTCCGGAGCATCCTCCTTGAACATCCAGAGCGTGCGCTGCTCAATGATATCCCCCATGTCGATGACGATCGGCTCGTGTGCCTCCTTCGACATGTACTTCATGAGCGGGGCGATATCCCCGACAAGCCCGGTAGCGTCCTCAAACGAGAGACCCTTCCAGAACGCACGGGTGAGCACCTCGTCCAGCCGCTCTTCCATCTCCTTGACGATGTTGAGCGTCCGGGGGAGGTGATCGACCATCTCCCCGATCTCCGGCTTCAGTCGCTCGATCTCCTTCTCATTGCCTTCCAGCACCGCCAGCCCCAGCCGCTCCGCCTTGACGGTGAAGGACGCCTCCTTGAGATTAACACCGGTCTGGAAGCGCATGAGGGGCATGATTGTGCTCTTCAGGTACTCCAGAGGGTCAAGCCCGACATTGTCCCAGAGTTTCGGGGAGAGCGCTTTGGCGATCTCCCGCTCGTGCTCCCGGACGGTTACAGAGTCCATCGGAAGCGAGCGGATATCCTCTTCCAGCCTCTGCCGGACGACCGCCGCCCGCTCTCCGTCGCCCTGCGCGAGGAGCCGCTCCAGCTGCTTCAAGCGGAGGAAGAAGATCCGGCTCGTGATGGCTTCGGTCGGCTCGTTCTTCACTCCATCTGGATTCATATTCCAGTACTCGAAGTTATTCCAGAAGTCAAAGACCTTGAAATACTCTTTATGCCCATCCGGCAGCCATTCCCGGTGTTTACATGCGGCGTCCGACCGTGTCCCGCGCCCCAGCATCTGCCAGAACTTGATCTTTGAGAAGACGGGTTTGGCGAAGACGAGGTTGCAGACCTCCGGGACGTCGATGCCGGTATCGAGCATATCCACCGAGATTGCCACGCGAGGGAAGGACTCGTGTTCGAAGTCGTGGATGAGGGCCTCGGCGCGGGGGTCGTCCGAGACGATGATCCGCGCCAGCCGTCCTTTATACTCGGGATACAGGTCGTCGAATGCCTCATGCAGCCTTCGAGCGTGCTTCTTTGAGATGGCGAAGAAGATCGACTTTGCCGGAAGCGTCCCGGCCTGGTCCATCTGGCAGCCCTCCATGAACTCCCGCACGATCGCTTCGGACGTACCTTTGACGGCGACCTTCTTCTCCAGCTCTGTGCCCTCGAAGTTAATCTCGTCCGGGTCGATCCCCTGCTCGATCAGCCGGTTGCGCTCACTCTCCGTCAGGTCGGAAGGTCGGAGACCTTCGATCTGGAAGTGCGTCTGCGCTCCGATGATGCTTTTGCGGAAATCGACCAGGACGCCATCCTTCACCGCCTCGTCATACGAGTAGAGCGCGGTCGGCATATTGTCGTTACAGTGGAAGAACCGGAAGGTGTCCCGGTCGACCAGTTCGGCGGGTGTTGCCGTCAGTCCGATCTGCATGGCGTCCAGGTAGGTGAAGACGTCTCGCCACTTGTTGTAGATGCTCCGGTGCGCCTCGTCGGAGAAGATCAGGTCGAACTCGCCGGGAGAGATGCGGTACTGCCCACGCTCGTCCTTCTGGGTATAGATCTCCTGAAATGTCTGAATGGTCGAGACGTACAGCCGTTTCTCTTTATTGTATATGCCGTGCAGGATCTTGTCCTTGGCCTCGTGGGGGAAGAACTCCAGAAAGCCCTTATTCCACGCCTGATCGCGGAGCGCCTTGCGGTCGGCGAGGAAGAGTACCTTCTGCACACGGTTCTCCCGGAGGAGGGCATCTATGATCGCCATCGCCACGCGGGTCTTGCCCGTCCCGGTCGCCATGACGATCAGCCCTTTGCGGTGGCCTTTACGGATATGCTCCAGCACGCGCTTGACATTCTCGATGCTCTTTGAGCGGTCGACAATGCGGGTATTGATCTCGATCGATCGGGCGGGATCGATCTTCTGAATCTGGAAACGGAGCCGCTCCAGGTCTTTCTGCGCGTAGAAGCCCTTCAGCAGCCGGAGCGGGTAGCGCTCCCGGTCCCAGAACCATATCTCATAGCCGTTGGAGAGGAAGATGAAGACGTCTCTCCCGGTCTGCCGCTTGATATCGTCGGCGTACTGCTCCGCCTGCTTCTGCCCGATGAGCGGGTCTTTTAAGGTACGTTTGGCTTCGATGATGGCGAGCGGAGCGCCCAGGCTGTCAAGCAGGAGGTAGTCGACGTACTTGCTCTCCAGATCGTTCTTGAGCGTCTCGGAGACGGTCTTATAGGAGTGTGCGAGAAAGTCTGACTGTTCGGTATCGACTTCGGGAATGACAGAGGCGCGGTTGGTGACGTCCCAGCCCTGCTCGGCAAGGTAGACGTCTATTTTCTCTTTACGCGTCTGAAATTCGTTTAAGTCCATACAAGTTCTCCACGCTGAGGAGAATAGGAGAATAACGAGCCCTATTCATTAGTTATTAAAAACAGCCGTGTAAATAAGGGTTGTGGAATCTTCATGACCGATCGTGACCCAATTGACCTTTGCTAAAGGAGAATTATGGCAAAGGAGGAAAGTTGGTGATAAAATCGAATTTTGGAGAAAATGCAATGCATTAAATGTAGACTCGATCACCTGCAAAAAGCCTCATTGCGCAGGAGAAAATCGCACTATATATAAACTCGACCGAGCCAAAGACATATTAACCATGTATCCAGGGTTTACACGACAAACACCACACTTCTCTCGCATCTTGACTGCTATCACGCAGTTATTCCGGGATAAACGCAATCTACGGGGATCTTTTGGAGGCCTTCGCGGATGACCATTCAAAAGTACGCAGTAAACCAGTACTCAGTTCAGGCACTCTTGACCTGGGTGCAGACGGGTGCGATCGCCATCCCGGAGATCCAGCGACCGTTTGTCTGGTCAGCCACACAAGTACGTGACCTCATCGATTCGCTCTATACGGGCTACCCGGTAGGATACCTGATAGCATGGAAGAATCCTCATGTCCGTCTTAAGGATGGAAGCATATCTGAAGGAAAGCGGATTCTGATCGACGGACAGCAACGGGTTACCGCGCTTATGTCGGCACTTCTGGGTATGAGCGTGATCAACAAAGATTACAGAAAAGTGAACATCACCATTGCCTTCAATCCCATCGAGCAGAGATTCGAGGTGACTAACCCGGCCATCCGGAAAGATAAGCAATGGCTTCCGAATATTACGGATGTACTCTCGCCTGATGTGAAGATGCTTCGACTTGTCAAAGAGTATTGCGAGCAGAATGAAGGTACAGATCAAGACGAGATCTACGAAAGTATTGAGCTGTTACGTGGGATCGTTAACAATCATATCGGGCTCATAGAATTAGATTCGGATCTGGATATCGAGGCGGTAACGGAGATTTTTATCCGTATTAATTCGAAAGGGACAGTCTTAAGCCAGGCAGATTTCGTCATGTCGAAGATTGCGGCTAATGATGTCTATGGCGGCAACCTTCTTCGGAAGTGCATCGATTATTTCTGCCACCTGGCAATCGCACCTGAATTCTATGAGCAGATCAAGGAGTCGGATACGGAGTTTGCAAACACAGACTATTTCTCAAAGATGAGCTGGCTCCGCAAGGAAAATGATGATCTGTATGACCCCTCCTATACCGATATGCTCCGTGTGGCCTTCATGTCGGAATTCCAGCGTGCGAAGCTGGGAGATCTGGTTGCGCTCCTTTCGGGGAGAAATTTCGAGACACGCGAGTATGAGGAGACGATTGCGGAGCAGTCATTCCGGACGCTTGAGAAAGGCATCATGCGATTCATGAACGAGACGGACTTCAAGCGCTTTTTGATGATCATACGGTCGGCAGGATTCATCGAAACCTCGATGATACGGTCTCGAAACGCTCTAAACGTTGCATACACTCTCTACCTGACAATGCGAAACCAGAATGAGTGTGCCAATGATATTGAATCGTGTGTGCGGCGGTGGTTTGTCATGTCCTTACTGACCGGACACTATTCGGGCTCTGCGGAGAGCACGATGAACTTCGATATCAAGCAGATCAATGAGTGTGGAGCAAAGGCCTATCTCCGTGACCTTGAGGAGGCAGAACTCTCCGATGCTTTCTGGGATGCAGGCTTACCTCAGGCAATGAATACATCTGTCGCAACCAGTCCGTACTTCTATGCGTATCTTGCCGCCCAGGTGCATGCCAACGATAAGGGATTCCTCTCGAAGGATATCACTGTCCATGACCTGATAACTCATCGCGGTGACATACATCATCTCTTCCCCCGGAGTTACCTCAAAAAACACGATTTAACGAAGGGCAAATACAATCAGATCGCGAACTATGTGATGATGCAGAGTGAGATTAACATCGCCGTCGGAGATCAGGCTCCAAAAGACTACTTTACTCAGATACTGGAGCAGTGTGTTGCTGGACAAGCAGCATATGGCGGGATTACCAGCCTGAATGAGATGAAGGCGAATTTTGCCGCACACTGTATCCCGGAAGGGATAGAAACGATGGATGTCAGCGATTACGAGGATTTTCTATACATGCGTAGACGCCTCATAGCAGACAAAATCCGGCATTACTACCAGAATATCTAAAGTGGCTTAATTTTAGGACTACTTCGTGGCTAGCGAACTTCAAGAGAGGTTTTTAAGATCCAGTCAATACTCTGTGACTGTTCCCATCAAGACTTATCAATAATACATTTTGTTTTTTGTGCTCTTTCCATTCAGATTGGTGAACAGTGCGAATAGGACACTTAAAGATAAATCTTGAAAACCCCAATTTTCACCCTATGGGCAATTCCCGAATTGGAATGGAAAATGAAAATAATCCTGACTCCTTGAAATAAGTTCAACGGTTAAAAGGGATTGGCTTAAGTACCACATCTGCATATAAGAGATTTTATTATAACATTGTCTGCGGATAGGGCAATTCACTGTACAGTCATGCTCTGATTAGATTGATCAAAGAAGTGTTGTGAGCAAATATAACACACTGTGGCGAGGGGAGACATTTGGAAAACGATGGTGACAGAATACCAACCACTCCAGTTGAGATACTCCCTGATGCTTACTCTGCCGACTTTTTTGATTTTACGGAGGAGAAATGGGAAGAATACGAAGAGTATCACGCCTCAAAATTGGCAATAAAAATTGAAGATCTCCAAAGTGCCATGAAAGAGATAGGTGTAGATGATATTACAATAGATAAGAGAATAACTGAGTTAAAGGCTGATTTAGAGAAAATTGGGGCTTCAACAGATGCAAAGGGAAATTTTGGAGAGGCTCAGTCTGCGTATTATCTTGAAAAAAAGAAAGGTTATGTTATTCTTCCAATCGGATGGGCTGAAGAACCCTTTAAAGGTCACGGACTTATCGATCTATATGGCCTTGACGGGACTCGCCAATTTATTACCTATATCGAGTGCAAAGCTGCGGTTACAAGCTCATCGTATTCCGGCTTGATTAATGACCTTGTAGAGAACCAATTAAGATTGAAGAGAATAATGCCACAAACTCGAATCGGAGATACAAGCATTGCAGCTATTTCTAAAGCGCTTCAGTCCAGACTCATTTCTGATCCGGATTTTTCAATCAGGAAAGAGGAACTGGAGAGTATAAGTGATAATCCCATTATGAGAATCGGGGTGATATTGCATAGTAAAAAGAGGAAAAACGATTATAGTGGGAGTTTAAAGCATCTCTATCGAGATGAAATGGAGTGGCGAAGTACAACCCTAGACGGAAGGAAGTACGAGTGTATACCAACGAGGATCATTGATCTTAAGAACCCAAGCGTTAAAGAATGGTATGAGAAATGGGTTTTTCTGGCAGATTTGGCATGCAAAATAAGACCTAGGTGTTAGTTTTGTCAAACATTCTAGAACCTGATAATTATTCCCACTTTGTTCATGTTGAAAAAATCAAAGCTGTAGATGAAGCACTTTTCAAAATAAAAATAGAAGGTTCTGGAACACAAGATGATGGATTATTCCTCGACTTCAAGCAAAAATTTGAAGAGTTAATTAAGGAAACTGAAATTCTCTCAATTTATGCAGAATCAATTGAAAATAGTCATCCAGAACCTTCTAGTGAAATCAAAGATCCTGATGTCTATCTGCTAACAGCCTCCCGACACTTTTTGAAGATTGTGGAATTAATTAACGAAGCGAAAAAACTTGGAATAGAGGTAAATGAAAATTTAATCTTCAGATTCCGGCTTTACTCGGCAATAGGCTTTTTTGCATGTAGGAGACATGCTATATCCGCGGCATTAAGTAATCGACTTATAGAGGATATAGAGAGCATAAATGACGATGACACCATAATTAAGGACCTGTTTAGCCTAGTCATCCACTTTATCGGAGGAAAGTTCGTAGAATGCCAAGAGATTTCAAAAAAACTAATATCATCAGTAAGATCCAAACTTGAGACTCAGTCAGGTGATGAGAACTGGTACTATTTGCCATTTATCGGAGTGATTGCAAAAAGGATGTCTTTTGTCGTTGATTCTCTGATTAAAGGGGATTTGAACGATATTCCAGAACACAATGCCAAAATTCGGGAAATTGCGATAAAACTAAACGAATTGGGGTTTACGGAAATCTCTTCTATTCTTCTTAAATTGTCATCCTCAATAGGATACT from Methanoculleus chikugoensis encodes the following:
- a CDS encoding restriction endonuclease subunit S, which translates into the protein MPEGWEWRRIRDFVKKVDSIDPTRSSTKRFCYIDIDSIDNSNQTIQNPKLITGKEAPSRARQIIKKDDILFSTVRPYLKNIALIDEIYDSQVASTGFCVIRVTEGVDNKYLFYYLKSDAFLSELKRYYRGANYPAISDSELLRQQFPLPPLETQRKIVAILEKAEATQRLRAEADALMQSLSESAFINLFGNPLENPSGWKVKRLEDVSEIVSGVTKGRKFKDQATIWVSYLRVANVQDGYLDLAEIKEIEVLESDVDKYALTPGDVLLTEGGDRDKLGRGAVWNGEVPLCLHQNHIFRVRVNPEFLTPEYLSMLTGSTYGKTYFLKSAKQTTGIASINSTQLKNFPTFLPPLELQYEFSEFVKRVEVVKRKQGSSKQRITMLFESLTNNVFSGEMTA
- a CDS encoding DEAD/DEAH box helicase family protein, whose amino-acid sequence is MDLNEFQTRKEKIDVYLAEQGWDVTNRASVIPEVDTEQSDFLAHSYKTVSETLKNDLESKYVDYLLLDSLGAPLAIIEAKRTLKDPLIGQKQAEQYADDIKRQTGRDVFIFLSNGYEIWFWDRERYPLRLLKGFYAQKDLERLRFQIQKIDPARSIEINTRIVDRSKSIENVKRVLEHIRKGHRKGLIVMATGTGKTRVAMAIIDALLRENRVQKVLFLADRKALRDQAWNKGFLEFFPHEAKDKILHGIYNKEKRLYVSTIQTFQEIYTQKDERGQYRISPGEFDLIFSDEAHRSIYNKWRDVFTYLDAMQIGLTATPAELVDRDTFRFFHCNDNMPTALYSYDEAVKDGVLVDFRKSIIGAQTHFQIEGLRPSDLTESERNRLIEQGIDPDEINFEGTELEKKVAVKGTSEAIVREFMEGCQMDQAGTLPAKSIFFAISKKHARRLHEAFDDLYPEYKGRLARIIVSDDPRAEALIHDFEHESFPRVAISVDMLDTGIDVPEVCNLVFAKPVFSKIKFWQMLGRGTRSDAACKHREWLPDGHKEYFKVFDFWNNFEYWNMNPDGVKNEPTEAITSRIFFLRLKQLERLLAQGDGERAAVVRQRLEEDIRSLPMDSVTVREHEREIAKALSPKLWDNVGLDPLEYLKSTIMPLMRFQTGVNLKEASFTVKAERLGLAVLEGNEKEIERLKPEIGEMVDHLPRTLNIVKEMEERLDEVLTRAFWKGLSFEDATGLVGDIAPLMKYMSKEAHEPIVIDMGDIIEQRTLWMFKEDAPEYVTAFREKVEKRVTELADYNPVIQKILRDDPITEADLHDLEEALAEAGVNVTEEMLQTSPHHPYGSLVTFIRSLFGLYEAPDPKKKIEEAFQTYMIESNKHYNADQLHFIRTIQTVFMRKRRIEMDDLYLAPFINFGSTAPKPMFDEDDLKAFIGICQGLERELFAEA
- a CDS encoding GmrSD restriction endonuclease domain-containing protein; the protein is MTIQKYAVNQYSVQALLTWVQTGAIAIPEIQRPFVWSATQVRDLIDSLYTGYPVGYLIAWKNPHVRLKDGSISEGKRILIDGQQRVTALMSALLGMSVINKDYRKVNITIAFNPIEQRFEVTNPAIRKDKQWLPNITDVLSPDVKMLRLVKEYCEQNEGTDQDEIYESIELLRGIVNNHIGLIELDSDLDIEAVTEIFIRINSKGTVLSQADFVMSKIAANDVYGGNLLRKCIDYFCHLAIAPEFYEQIKESDTEFANTDYFSKMSWLRKENDDLYDPSYTDMLRVAFMSEFQRAKLGDLVALLSGRNFETREYEETIAEQSFRTLEKGIMRFMNETDFKRFLMIIRSAGFIETSMIRSRNALNVAYTLYLTMRNQNECANDIESCVRRWFVMSLLTGHYSGSAESTMNFDIKQINECGAKAYLRDLEEAELSDAFWDAGLPQAMNTSVATSPYFYAYLAAQVHANDKGFLSKDITVHDLITHRGDIHHLFPRSYLKKHDLTKGKYNQIANYVMMQSEINIAVGDQAPKDYFTQILEQCVAGQAAYGGITSLNEMKANFAAHCIPEGIETMDVSDYEDFLYMRRRLIADKIRHYYQNI